A window of Vescimonas fastidiosa contains these coding sequences:
- the gyrB gene encoding DNA topoisomerase (ATP-hydrolyzing) subunit B has protein sequence MSELEKVIAVETEYDASEIQVLEGLEAVRKRPGMYIGSTSSSGLHHLVYEIVDNAIDEALAGYCTDITVTINEGNTITVTDNGRGIPVDIQPQTGRPALEVVYTVLHAGGKFGGGGYKVSGGLHGVGASVVNALSEWLEVQVYKNGHIYEMKFSRGDITQEMKIVGDTDRTGTTVTFKPDPEMFDTLVYDYDILHTRMREQAFLNAGLRITITDARPGSEQGETMCYEGGIREYVTYLNRNKTPLHQEVIYLSGAKGDSTAEIALQYNDGYNETLVSFANDIHTPGGGMHETGFKAALTRVLNAYGTKYGMLKDGDDKVSGEDCREGIAAVISVKLTEAQFEGQTKDKLGNAYIRTLVDSIVSDQLSVYLEEHPAVARTILDKALTANRAREAARKARESIRRKTALGGAAMPDKLRDCNENNPELTELYIVEGDSAGGSATQGRDSRFQAILPLWGKMLNVEKARADKVYGNDKLQPVITALGAGIGDEFDAAKLRYHKIIIMADADVDGAHIRTLLLTFFFRFMRPLIENGYVYSAVPPLYKLSRGKQTRVAYSDKERDAVSALLRGDNPDAKVDISRFKGLGEMNPHELWETTMDPEKRTLRRITLDDAVAADATFTVLMGEKVEPRKEFIEQKAKYAVNLDY, from the coding sequence ATGTCAGAACTGGAAAAAGTCATCGCCGTGGAGACGGAATATGATGCCTCGGAGATCCAAGTGCTGGAGGGCCTGGAGGCCGTGCGAAAGCGGCCCGGTATGTACATCGGCTCTACCTCCTCCTCGGGCCTGCACCACCTGGTGTACGAGATCGTGGACAACGCCATTGACGAGGCCCTGGCCGGGTACTGCACGGACATCACCGTGACCATCAACGAAGGCAACACCATCACCGTTACCGACAACGGGCGCGGCATCCCCGTGGATATCCAGCCCCAGACCGGGCGGCCTGCCCTGGAGGTGGTTTACACCGTGCTCCACGCCGGCGGCAAGTTCGGCGGCGGGGGCTACAAAGTCTCCGGCGGCCTTCACGGCGTGGGCGCGTCCGTGGTGAATGCCCTGTCGGAGTGGCTGGAGGTGCAGGTTTACAAGAACGGCCACATTTACGAGATGAAATTCTCCCGGGGCGACATTACCCAGGAGATGAAGATCGTCGGCGACACCGACCGCACCGGCACCACCGTCACCTTTAAGCCGGACCCGGAGATGTTCGACACGCTGGTGTACGACTACGACATCCTCCACACCCGTATGCGGGAGCAGGCGTTTCTCAACGCGGGGCTGCGCATCACCATCACCGACGCCCGGCCCGGCAGCGAGCAGGGGGAGACCATGTGCTACGAGGGGGGCATACGGGAGTATGTGACCTATCTCAACCGCAACAAGACCCCTCTGCACCAGGAGGTCATCTATCTCTCCGGGGCCAAGGGGGACTCCACGGCGGAGATCGCCCTGCAATATAACGACGGCTACAACGAGACCCTGGTCTCCTTTGCCAACGACATCCACACCCCCGGCGGCGGTATGCACGAGACCGGCTTCAAGGCGGCGCTGACCCGGGTGCTGAACGCCTACGGCACGAAATACGGGATGCTCAAGGACGGGGACGACAAGGTTTCCGGCGAGGACTGCCGGGAGGGCATCGCGGCGGTAATTTCCGTGAAGCTGACGGAGGCCCAGTTCGAGGGCCAGACCAAGGACAAGCTGGGTAACGCCTACATCCGCACCTTGGTGGACAGCATCGTGTCCGACCAGCTCTCGGTGTATCTGGAGGAGCATCCGGCGGTGGCCAGGACCATTCTCGACAAGGCCCTCACCGCCAACCGCGCCCGGGAGGCCGCCCGGAAAGCGAGAGAATCCATCCGGCGCAAGACCGCCCTGGGCGGTGCGGCTATGCCCGACAAGCTCCGGGACTGCAATGAAAATAATCCGGAGCTGACAGAGCTTTACATCGTGGAGGGCGACTCCGCAGGCGGCTCCGCCACCCAGGGTCGGGACTCCCGGTTTCAGGCCATCCTCCCCCTGTGGGGCAAGATGCTCAATGTGGAAAAGGCCCGGGCGGACAAGGTGTATGGAAACGACAAGCTCCAGCCCGTGATCACCGCCCTGGGGGCAGGCATTGGCGACGAGTTTGACGCGGCCAAGCTCCGGTATCACAAAATCATCATCATGGCCGATGCCGATGTGGACGGCGCGCACATCCGCACGCTGCTGCTGACCTTCTTCTTCCGCTTCATGCGGCCCCTCATTGAAAACGGATATGTGTATTCGGCGGTGCCGCCGCTGTATAAGCTGAGTCGGGGCAAGCAGACGAGGGTTGCCTACTCCGACAAGGAGCGGGACGCGGTTTCCGCCCTGCTCCGGGGGGATAACCCGGACGCCAAGGTGGACATCAGCCGCTTCAAGGGCCTGGGCGAGATGAATCCCCACGAGCTGTGGGAGACCACCATGGACCCGGAGAAGCGGACCCTGCGCCGCATTACCCTGGACGATGCTGTGGCCGCCGACGCCACCTTTACGGTGCTTATGGGCGAGAAGGTGGAGCCCAGGAAGGAGTTCATCGAGCAGAAGGCCAAATACGCGGTGAATTTGGATTACTAA
- the nadE gene encoding NAD(+) synthase, which produces MEFNPQMQLTGLLEWMHERMQACHGKTAVIGISGGKDSSTVAALAVAAYGRENVYGVLMPDGEQPDIDFSQGLVEHLQIPHCTINIHDAVQGVLVEMKKAGLEPSRQTTVNLPSRIRMATLYAVAQSLPGGTVLNTSNLSEDWVGYCTIYGDSAGAFSPLGMYTTEEVIALGRVLGLPEHFLQKPPSDGLTGLTDEDNLGFTYHAVNEYVRRGICDPEIKKQIDQKHKASRFKFSSIPVYHNGLPMALEEETGFYK; this is translated from the coding sequence ATGGAATTTAACCCCCAGATGCAGCTTACGGGCCTGCTGGAATGGATGCACGAGAGAATGCAGGCGTGCCATGGCAAGACGGCGGTTATCGGCATCTCCGGCGGCAAGGACAGCTCCACCGTGGCGGCCCTGGCTGTGGCGGCCTATGGGCGGGAGAATGTGTACGGTGTGCTGATGCCCGACGGCGAGCAGCCGGACATTGACTTCTCCCAAGGCTTGGTGGAGCATCTGCAAATTCCCCACTGCACCATCAACATCCACGACGCAGTGCAGGGGGTGCTGGTTGAGATGAAGAAGGCGGGCCTGGAGCCCAGCCGCCAGACCACCGTGAACCTGCCCTCCCGCATCCGCATGGCCACGCTCTATGCCGTGGCCCAGTCCCTCCCCGGCGGCACGGTGCTGAACACCTCCAACCTCTCCGAGGACTGGGTGGGCTACTGCACCATTTACGGCGACAGCGCCGGGGCCTTTTCGCCCCTGGGCATGTACACCACCGAGGAGGTCATCGCCCTGGGCCGCGTCCTGGGTCTGCCGGAGCATTTCCTGCAAAAGCCCCCCTCCGACGGGCTCACCGGACTCACGGACGAGGACAACCTGGGCTTTACCTACCACGCTGTGAATGAGTATGTGCGCCGGGGGATCTGCGACCCGGAGATCAAGAAGCAGATCGACCAAAAGCACAAGGCCAGCCGCTTCAAGTTCTCCTCCATTCCCGTGTACCACAACGGCCTGCCTATGGCGCTGGAGGAGGAGACGGGCTTCTACAAATAA
- the tsaA gene encoding tRNA (N6-threonylcarbamoyladenosine(37)-N6)-methyltransferase TrmO — MDITMHTIAHIRTDLPEKFGVPRQSGLVPQLQGTIVFEPDYRNPDALRGLESFSHLWLIFRFHRAEREGWSPTVRPPRLGGNRRMGVFATRSPFRPNNLGLSCVKLEGVSRDEKLGPVIRVSGADLVDGTPILDIKPYLPYADCPRDATGGFTDPLETEPLEVECDEALLAGLEAPQRAGLMGVLACDPRPRYQEDPERVYGLAFAGKNVKFTVRDRVLTVLAVEE, encoded by the coding sequence ATGGACATCACCATGCACACCATTGCCCACATCCGCACGGATCTGCCGGAAAAATTCGGCGTGCCCCGGCAGAGCGGCCTGGTGCCGCAGCTGCAGGGGACCATCGTGTTCGAGCCGGACTATCGAAATCCGGACGCCCTGCGGGGGCTGGAGAGCTTTTCCCACCTGTGGCTGATTTTCCGGTTTCACCGGGCGGAGCGGGAGGGCTGGTCCCCCACGGTGCGCCCGCCCCGGCTGGGGGGCAACCGGCGCATGGGCGTGTTCGCCACCCGGTCACCCTTTCGGCCCAACAACCTGGGCCTGTCCTGCGTGAAGCTGGAGGGAGTGAGCCGGGACGAGAAGCTGGGGCCTGTTATCCGTGTCAGCGGGGCGGACCTGGTGGACGGAACACCGATTTTGGACATTAAGCCGTACCTGCCCTATGCCGACTGCCCAAGGGATGCCACCGGGGGCTTTACCGACCCCCTGGAGACGGAGCCCCTGGAGGTGGAGTGCGACGAGGCGCTGCTGGCGGGTCTGGAGGCGCCGCAGCGGGCGGGGCTTATGGGCGTGCTGGCCTGTGACCCCCGGCCCCGATACCAGGAGGACCCGGAGCGGGTATACGGCCTGGCCTTCGCCGGGAAAAATGTGAAGTTTACCGTGCGGGACCGGGTATTGACGGTTTTGGCAGTGGAGGAGTAA
- the dnaN gene encoding DNA polymerase III subunit beta → MLKFSCEKALLQLAVNTASRTVATKSSIPGLEGLLLEGTEVLTLSGYNMQTGIRTRLEADIREQGRIVLNSRLFGDIIRKMPDDVIVFSADEKYMVTLTCGETRFEILGLSADDYPEMPEVESEYALTLQQGTLKAMINQTSFAVSTNENRPIHTGSLFEVEMGGVTVVSVDGFRLALRHEKLEKLEGGAFRFVCPGSALNEVEKICEDSEEPITVSLGKRHLLFETGSTELICRKLEGEFLDYKNAIPRNNPIRLLVDTKTMLSSLDRVSVVISEKLKSPVRCIMDKNIINFSAKTGNGEAEDVCVVEGDGQGLEIGFNNRYLMDALRFAPADQVIMELNTGISPCVLTPVDGGDNFLYMVLPVRLKA, encoded by the coding sequence ATGCTGAAATTTTCCTGCGAAAAGGCGCTGCTGCAGCTCGCCGTGAATACCGCGTCCCGCACCGTGGCCACCAAAAGCTCTATCCCCGGCCTGGAGGGCCTGCTGCTGGAGGGCACGGAGGTGCTGACCCTGTCCGGATACAATATGCAGACCGGCATCCGCACCCGCCTGGAGGCCGACATCCGCGAGCAGGGGCGCATTGTGCTGAACTCCCGGCTTTTCGGGGACATCATCCGCAAAATGCCCGATGATGTCATCGTGTTCTCCGCCGACGAGAAGTACATGGTCACCCTCACCTGCGGCGAGACACGGTTTGAAATTCTGGGCCTGTCCGCCGACGATTACCCGGAGATGCCCGAGGTGGAGAGCGAATACGCCCTCACCCTGCAGCAGGGCACCCTGAAGGCGATGATCAACCAGACCTCCTTCGCCGTCTCCACCAACGAAAACCGGCCCATTCACACGGGGTCCCTGTTTGAGGTGGAGATGGGGGGCGTGACGGTGGTGTCCGTGGACGGATTCCGCCTGGCCCTGCGCCACGAGAAGCTGGAAAAGCTGGAGGGCGGCGCCTTCCGCTTCGTGTGTCCCGGCAGCGCCCTGAACGAGGTGGAGAAGATCTGCGAGGATAGCGAGGAGCCTATTACCGTGAGCCTGGGCAAGCGGCATCTGCTGTTTGAAACGGGGTCTACGGAGCTGATCTGCCGGAAGCTGGAGGGAGAATTTTTGGACTACAAGAACGCCATCCCTCGGAATAATCCCATTCGCCTGCTGGTGGACACTAAAACCATGCTCAGCAGCCTGGACCGGGTCAGCGTGGTTATCAGCGAGAAGCTGAAAAGCCCTGTGCGCTGCATTATGGACAAGAATATCATAAATTTCTCCGCCAAGACCGGCAACGGCGAGGCGGAGGATGTGTGCGTCGTGGAGGGAGACGGCCAGGGGCTGGAGATCGGCTTTAACAATCGCTATCTTATGGACGCCCTGCGCTTTGCCCCGGCGGACCAGGTGATCATGGAGCTGAACACCGGCATCAGCCCCTGCGTGCTGACCCCGGTGGACGGCGGCGACAACTTCCTTTACATGGTGCTGCCGGTGCGGCTGAAGGCATAA
- the gyrA gene encoding DNA gyrase subunit A, whose translation MSKKPQYDPEEIRYPQQHIVESPLVPEMEKSYIEYAMSVIVGRALPDVRDGLKPVHRRILYAMYEDNLTSDRPFKKSATCVGDVLGRYHPHGDASVYDALVRLAQDFSMRYMLVDGHGNFGSVDGDPAAAYRYTEARLSKISNEMLRDIEKDTVDWDPNFDESRKEPRVLPARFPNLLVNGSSGIAVGMATNIPPHNLREVIGACICVLDDPNATLGDLMEHIKGPDFPTKGIIMGRSGIRAAYATGRGRLVVRARHEFEEFGKDRTRIVITELPYQVNKRMLIKNIAEQVEDKRLEGISDIRDESDRNGMRIVIELKRDANSQVVLNRLFAQSQLQTTFAINMLALVDNQRQPKILSLRHIIDEYLTFQEEIIIRRTKFDLNKALERAHLLEGLLIAQDNIDEVIKIIRESYDDARENLMRRFGLDQVQAQAILDMRLKALQGLDREKLQKEYDDLEEKIAYFRRVLSDDALVRQILKEELSALAEKFGDERKTEIQDVEDEIDIEDLIEEEQCVFTLTKAGYIKRTPVSEYAAQSKGGMGKKGMSTREEDEVVSVFTASTHDYILFFTDTGKVYRKKGYQIPESGKTAKGINMVNVIQVETGEKVQAMLHFRETEDKPLYLFMTTRSGTVKRLPVDQLKNIRQSGIRALTLDEGDQLISVQETDGEQYILIATHDGQAVRFHESDVRPMGRTAVGVRGIRLREGDYVVGAARAQEGKTVLTITERGYGKRTPVEDYRITSRGGLGIRNYMVTDKTGPIVGIKVVDGGEDLLLVTESGILIRTPVQNIRTAGRATQGVIVMRFKTEGDRVISMALADPEEQAGTAEE comes from the coding sequence ATGAGTAAAAAACCCCAATACGATCCGGAGGAAATTCGGTATCCCCAGCAGCACATTGTGGAGTCGCCCCTGGTGCCGGAGATGGAGAAGTCGTACATCGAGTACGCCATGTCCGTTATCGTGGGCCGGGCCCTGCCCGATGTGCGGGACGGCCTGAAGCCCGTCCACCGGCGTATTCTCTACGCCATGTACGAGGACAACCTCACCTCCGACCGGCCCTTTAAGAAATCCGCCACCTGCGTGGGCGATGTGCTGGGCCGGTATCATCCCCACGGCGATGCGTCGGTGTACGACGCCCTGGTGCGTCTGGCCCAGGACTTTTCCATGCGCTATATGCTGGTGGACGGCCACGGTAACTTCGGCTCCGTGGATGGAGACCCCGCCGCCGCCTACCGCTACACCGAGGCAAGGCTCTCCAAAATCTCCAACGAGATGCTCCGGGACATTGAAAAGGACACCGTGGACTGGGACCCCAACTTCGACGAGAGCCGGAAAGAGCCCCGGGTGCTTCCGGCCCGATTCCCGAACCTGCTGGTGAACGGCTCCAGCGGCATTGCCGTGGGCATGGCCACCAACATCCCGCCCCACAACCTGCGGGAGGTCATTGGCGCGTGCATCTGCGTGCTGGATGACCCTAACGCCACCCTGGGAGACCTGATGGAGCACATCAAGGGCCCCGACTTCCCCACAAAGGGCATTATCATGGGCCGCAGCGGCATCCGGGCCGCCTACGCCACGGGCCGGGGCCGGCTGGTGGTCCGGGCAAGGCACGAGTTTGAGGAGTTCGGCAAGGACCGCACCCGCATCGTCATTACCGAGCTGCCCTACCAGGTGAATAAGCGGATGCTCATTAAGAACATCGCCGAGCAGGTGGAGGACAAGCGCCTGGAGGGAATTTCCGACATCCGGGATGAGTCCGACCGCAACGGTATGCGCATCGTTATCGAGCTGAAGCGGGACGCCAACAGTCAGGTGGTATTAAACCGCCTGTTTGCCCAGTCTCAGCTGCAGACCACCTTCGCCATCAATATGCTGGCCTTGGTTGACAACCAGCGCCAGCCGAAGATCCTGTCCCTGCGGCACATTATTGACGAGTACCTGACCTTCCAGGAAGAAATTATCATCCGCCGCACCAAGTTCGACCTGAACAAGGCTTTGGAGCGGGCCCATCTGCTGGAGGGCTTGCTCATCGCTCAGGACAACATTGACGAGGTTATCAAGATCATCCGGGAGAGCTACGACGACGCCCGGGAAAACCTCATGCGCCGCTTCGGGCTGGACCAGGTCCAGGCCCAGGCCATTCTGGATATGCGTCTGAAAGCCTTACAGGGCCTCGACCGGGAGAAGCTGCAGAAGGAGTACGACGACCTGGAGGAGAAGATCGCCTATTTCCGCCGGGTGCTGTCCGACGATGCTCTGGTGCGGCAGATCCTCAAGGAGGAGCTTTCCGCCCTGGCCGAGAAATTCGGCGACGAGCGCAAGACCGAGATCCAGGATGTGGAGGACGAGATCGACATCGAGGACCTCATCGAGGAGGAGCAGTGCGTCTTTACCCTCACCAAGGCCGGGTATATCAAGCGTACCCCCGTCAGCGAGTACGCCGCCCAGAGCAAGGGCGGCATGGGCAAGAAGGGGATGTCCACCCGGGAGGAGGACGAGGTGGTGTCGGTGTTCACCGCGTCCACCCATGACTACATCCTCTTCTTCACCGACACCGGCAAGGTCTACCGCAAGAAGGGCTATCAGATCCCCGAGAGCGGCAAGACCGCCAAGGGCATCAACATGGTCAATGTCATTCAGGTGGAGACCGGGGAGAAGGTCCAGGCCATGCTCCACTTCCGGGAGACGGAGGATAAGCCCCTGTACCTGTTTATGACCACCCGCAGCGGCACCGTGAAGCGGCTGCCTGTGGACCAGCTGAAGAACATTCGCCAGAGCGGCATCCGCGCCCTGACCCTGGACGAGGGCGACCAGCTCATCAGCGTTCAGGAGACGGACGGGGAGCAGTATATCCTCATCGCCACCCACGACGGCCAGGCGGTGCGCTTCCACGAGAGCGATGTGCGGCCCATGGGCCGCACGGCGGTGGGCGTCCGGGGCATCCGACTCCGGGAGGGCGACTATGTGGTGGGCGCCGCCCGGGCCCAGGAGGGTAAGACCGTCCTCACCATCACCGAGCGGGGCTACGGCAAGCGTACCCCCGTGGAGGACTACCGCATTACCAGCCGGGGCGGCCTGGGTATCCGCAACTACATGGTTACCGACAAGACCGGGCCCATTGTGGGCATTAAGGTGGTGGACGGCGGCGAGGATCTGCTGCTGGTCACCGAGAGCGGCATCCTCATCCGCACCCCGGTGCAGAACATCCGCACCGCGGGCCGCGCCACCCAGGGCGTTATCGTTATGCGCTTTAAGACCGAGGGCGACCGGGTCATTTCCATGGCCCTGGCTGACCCGGAGGAGCAGGCCGGGACGGCGGAGGAATAA
- a CDS encoding RNA-binding S4 domain-containing protein, producing the protein MKIVTITTEYIKLQDLLKLADAVATGGEAKIRVQEGAVAVNGQVCTQRGKKIRPGDTVVYEKNEYGVQYEDQ; encoded by the coding sequence ATGAAAATCGTGACCATCACAACGGAATACATTAAATTACAGGACCTGCTGAAGCTGGCGGACGCCGTAGCCACCGGCGGAGAGGCGAAAATCCGGGTGCAGGAGGGGGCCGTGGCGGTAAACGGCCAGGTCTGCACCCAGCGGGGAAAGAAAATAAGGCCCGGCGACACCGTGGTCTATGAAAAAAACGAATACGGCGTACAGTATGAGGATCAATAA
- the remB gene encoding extracellular matrix regulator RemB, translating to MSYLHIGQNAMLPEKRIIGIFDLDITSQSKRTREFLEKAEQEGVVVPVTEDIPKSFLVCDHPYHRQIVYISQLNTQTLQKRSRGE from the coding sequence ATGAGTTACCTGCACATCGGGCAAAATGCCATGCTTCCGGAAAAGCGGATCATCGGCATATTCGACCTGGACATTACCTCCCAATCCAAGCGCACCCGGGAATTTTTGGAAAAAGCGGAGCAGGAGGGGGTGGTGGTGCCGGTGACGGAGGACATTCCCAAGTCCTTTTTGGTGTGCGACCACCCGTATCACAGGCAGATCGTGTATATTTCGCAGCTGAATACCCAGACCCTGCAGAAGCGGAGCAGGGGAGAGTAG
- a CDS encoding LysR family transcriptional regulator: MSVTKYQVFLTVAACGGFTRAAEELHFTQSGVSHTVAALESELGVPLFVRNRSGVTLTADGRALLPYIQALWDDARRLEQKAADLRGLDTGLVRVATFSSVSIQWLPYLLKSFREVHPHIEFELLPFVENAELEEAVLSGKADCCFASLPTIQPLDTWLLHRDQWRVIVSYGHPLAGRDPFPLEALSTEPFIFLQEGDDYEIQAVLDSLQVRPNIQYILRDDLSILAMVSNGLGISIMPELELEHCPYPLVACPLPRSFYRNIGIAVKDKNALSLSTRCFIDHTRHWVGTHYSK; the protein is encoded by the coding sequence ATGAGCGTGACAAAATACCAGGTTTTTCTGACGGTGGCGGCCTGCGGGGGCTTTACCCGGGCGGCGGAGGAGCTGCACTTCACCCAGTCCGGGGTCAGCCACACCGTGGCCGCCCTGGAGAGCGAGCTGGGGGTGCCGCTGTTCGTCCGAAACCGCAGCGGCGTGACCCTCACCGCCGATGGCCGGGCTCTGCTGCCCTATATCCAGGCCCTGTGGGACGACGCCCGCCGCCTGGAGCAAAAGGCCGCCGACCTCCGGGGTCTGGACACGGGCCTGGTGCGGGTGGCCACCTTCAGCAGCGTGTCCATCCAGTGGCTGCCGTACCTGCTGAAGTCCTTTCGGGAGGTACACCCCCATATTGAGTTCGAGCTGCTGCCCTTTGTGGAAAATGCGGAGCTGGAGGAGGCGGTGCTCAGCGGCAAGGCGGACTGCTGCTTTGCCAGCCTTCCCACCATACAGCCCCTGGACACCTGGCTGCTGCACCGGGACCAGTGGCGGGTCATCGTGTCCTATGGGCATCCCCTGGCCGGCCGGGACCCCTTCCCCTTAGAGGCTCTGTCCACGGAGCCCTTCATCTTCCTGCAGGAGGGCGACGACTATGAGATTCAGGCGGTGCTGGACAGTCTGCAGGTGCGGCCCAATATCCAGTACATCCTTCGGGACGACCTTTCCATCCTGGCTATGGTCTCCAACGGCCTGGGCATCAGCATCATGCCGGAGCTGGAGCTGGAGCACTGCCCCTACCCCCTGGTGGCCTGTCCCCTGCCCCGGTCCTTTTACCGCAACATCGGCATCGCCGTGAAGGACAAAAACGCCCTGTCCCTGTCCACCCGCTGCTTCATAGACCACACCCGCCACTGGGTAGGGACCCATTACAGTAAATAA
- the rnhA gene encoding ribonuclease HI produces the protein MKTVTIYTDGACSGNPGPGGWGAILEWNGVEKEISGGAPETTNNRMELTGVIRALELLKESCVVELYSDSKYVIDALSKGWVYGWRKKGWIKSDKKPALNVDLWEQLLPLIDRHQVHYHWVKGHASNAKNNRCDELAVAESRKF, from the coding sequence ATGAAAACTGTTACCATTTACACCGACGGCGCTTGCTCCGGCAATCCCGGGCCCGGGGGCTGGGGAGCGATTTTGGAGTGGAACGGCGTGGAGAAGGAGATCTCCGGCGGCGCTCCGGAGACCACCAACAACCGCATGGAGCTTACCGGCGTTATTCGGGCCTTGGAGCTGCTGAAGGAGAGCTGCGTGGTGGAGCTTTACAGTGACAGCAAGTATGTTATTGATGCCCTCTCCAAGGGCTGGGTCTACGGCTGGCGGAAAAAGGGCTGGATCAAGAGCGACAAAAAGCCCGCCCTGAATGTGGACCTGTGGGAGCAGCTCCTACCCCTTATCGACCGGCACCAGGTACACTACCACTGGGTCAAGGGCCACGCCTCCAACGCCAAAAACAACCGCTGCGATGAGCTGGCGGTGGCGGAAAGCCGAAAATTTTGA
- the recF gene encoding DNA replication/repair protein RecF (All proteins in this family for which functions are known are DNA-binding proteins that assist the filamentation of RecA onto DNA for the initiation of recombination or recombinational repair.), with protein sequence MKKTNTAYSMRINKLTLEGFRNYRGQTLEFDPACNVIHGENAQGKTNLLEAMVYLSCGKSPRTRTERELISFDGGEARIIGEIYSREREFITDITLRAGSRRKMTVNGVAAKNASELSETLHTVFFSPEDLFLIREGAAARRRFMDQSLCQLRPRYARALAEYHRLYEHKTRILRDREENPGLLAMLPDFNEGMCRMGAILIHYRAQYCRALDAYAAPAHGDCSGGREKLKLRYETVKTVVDPFAKTEDIAQNLRDHQQSHYHAELASGLCLSGPHKDDFLVEVNGRSARQFCSQGQVRTAALCLKLADREIHRSAVGEYPVMLLDDVLSELDPKRQEYVLNRISGGQVFITCCENDRLDRLQAGRLFHIRSGEVVL encoded by the coding sequence ATGAAAAAAACGAATACGGCGTACAGTATGAGGATCAATAAGCTGACCCTGGAGGGCTTTCGCAATTACCGGGGGCAGACCTTGGAATTTGACCCGGCGTGCAATGTGATCCACGGGGAGAACGCCCAGGGAAAGACCAACCTTTTGGAGGCTATGGTCTATCTCTCCTGCGGCAAGTCCCCCCGGACCCGGACGGAAAGGGAGCTGATCTCCTTTGACGGCGGCGAGGCCCGGATCATCGGGGAGATTTATTCCCGGGAGCGGGAATTCATCACCGACATCACCCTCCGGGCCGGAAGTCGGCGGAAAATGACCGTGAACGGCGTGGCTGCCAAGAACGCCTCGGAGCTTTCCGAGACGCTGCACACGGTGTTCTTCAGCCCCGAGGATCTGTTCCTCATTCGGGAGGGGGCGGCGGCCCGGCGGAGATTCATGGATCAGTCCCTGTGCCAGCTGCGGCCCCGGTACGCCCGGGCCTTGGCGGAGTACCACCGGCTTTATGAGCACAAGACCCGTATTTTGCGGGATCGGGAGGAAAACCCGGGGCTTTTGGCCATGCTGCCGGATTTTAACGAGGGAATGTGCCGGATGGGGGCCATCCTCATCCATTATCGGGCCCAGTATTGCCGGGCCCTGGACGCCTATGCCGCCCCGGCCCACGGGGATTGCAGCGGGGGACGGGAAAAATTAAAATTACGATATGAGACGGTGAAAACCGTGGTAGACCCCTTTGCCAAGACGGAGGACATCGCCCAGAATTTACGGGACCACCAGCAGAGCCATTATCACGCGGAGCTTGCCTCGGGGCTGTGCCTGTCGGGGCCCCACAAGGACGACTTTCTGGTGGAGGTCAACGGACGGAGCGCACGGCAGTTTTGCTCCCAGGGGCAGGTGCGCACGGCGGCCCTGTGCCTGAAGCTGGCCGACCGGGAGATACACCGCAGCGCCGTGGGGGAGTACCCGGTGATGCTGCTGGACGATGTGCTCTCGGAGCTGGACCCCAAGCGGCAGGAATATGTATTAAACCGCATTTCCGGGGGACAGGTGTTCATCACCTGCTGCGAAAACGACAGGCTGGACCGCTTGCAAGCGGGGCGGCTGTTTCACATACGAAGCGGGGAGGTGGTTTTATGA